From a single Salvelinus namaycush isolate Seneca chromosome 14, SaNama_1.0, whole genome shotgun sequence genomic region:
- the zgc:66479 gene encoding protein Ycf2 isoform X1 has protein sequence MTAKHRGKKNKHNHEDFNHLNHESSEPEARGGNQNALLFILFLMIVVGGATGAWFCFQQHQSITYLADNFMGMQMKMVTLQSFQEEIRQTNEKQHSTSGFELRLNTLEESYTLAQKQVVMALAMAEQLKTLDLPTQVLSLHTEMKAQLAEIQQATVSMEQLTQLQAMLKGKSEEFEAVRLQVEGLAGLMTELAQSVEGLTGSLAERAGLLGTLSATMEGQASDLLGVKEQLSANQAQLEASTAEITSVRELIETVQSQSAQQAREGQLVTVQQSLQEQNSAAHSLHSELHAQLEVVQKQVARLEGGGQADEPSEEVEEEAASAEEEQAAPAEEVEEKEAAHLDGKSVVQEDSAVTEEQTAPAEEEGVEEEQGDLAEAAPEEVVEEVHAVENVEEQAEEEDSEAEDEQEEEQAVEEEEEQLEEDEASTEEEL, from the exons ATGACAGCAAAGCACCGGGGGAAGAAGAACAAACACAATCACGAAGACTTTAACCATTTGAATCATGAATCTTCAGAACCGGAGGCGCGAGGTGGAAACCAGAATGCGCTATTGTTCATTTTATTCCTTATGATTGTGGTCGGAGGTGCCACCGGGGCATGGTTCTGTTTCCAGCAGCACCAAAGTATAACCTACTTAGCAGACAACTTCATGGGCATGCAGATGAAGATGGTGACGCTTCAGTCCTTCCAGGAAGAAATTCGACAGACAAATGAAAAG CAGCACAGTACCAGTGGCTTCGAGCTTCGCCTCAACACCCTGGAAGAGTCTTACACGCTGGCCCAGAAGCAGGTAGTCATGGCCCTGGCCATGGCTGAGCAGCTAAAGACCTTAGACCTGCCCACCCAGGTTCTCTCCCTCCACACAGAGATGAAGGCCCAGCTGGCTGAGATACAGCAGGCCACTGTGTCCATGGAGCAGCTGACTCAGCTGCAGGCCATGCTGAAGGGGAAGAGCGAGGAGTTTGAGGCTGTCCGGCTGCAGGTGGAGGGCCTGGCGGGGTTGATGACAGAGCTGGCCCAGAGCGTGGAGGGTCTGACAGGGAGCCTGGCCGAGAGGGCAGGGCTGCTGGGCACCCTGAGCGCCACCATGGAGGGCCAGGCATCAGACCTCCTGGGGGTGAAGGAACAGCTGTCAGCCAACCAGGCTCAACTGGAGGCCAGTACAGCGGAGATCACAAGTGTCAG AGAACTGATTGAGACAGTGCAGTCTCAGAGTGCCCAGCAGGCCAGAGAGGGGCAGCTGGTGACAGTACAACAAAGTCTGCAGGAGCAGAACTCAGCGGCTCACAGTCTGCACTCTGAGCTCCACGCTCAGCTGGAGGTCGTGCAGAAACAGGTCGCCCGG ctggaAGGAGGGGGTCAAGCAGATGAGCCctcagaggaggtggaggaagaggctGCTTCTGCGGAAGAGGAGCAGGCTGCTCCTGCTGAGGAGGTGGAAGAGAAGGAGGCGGCTCACTTAGATGGGAAGTCTGTTGTACAGGAGGATTCGGCTGTCACAGAGGAACAGACTGCTCCtgcagaggaggagggggtggaggaggagcagggggacTTGGCAGAGGCAGCAccagaggaggtggtggaggaggtgcaTGCAGTAGAGAATGTAGAAGAGCAGGCGGAAGAAGAGGATTCTGAAGCAGAAGATGAGCAAGAGGAGGAGCAGG
- the zgc:66479 gene encoding neurofilament medium polypeptide isoform X2: MTAKHRGKKNKHNHEDFNHLNHESSEPEARGGNQNALLFILFLMIVVGGATGAWFCFQQHQSITYLADNFMGMQMKMVTLQSFQEEIRQTNEKQHSTSGFELRLNTLEESYTLAQKQVVMALAMAEQLKTLDLPTQVLSLHTEMKAQLAEIQQATVSMEQLTQLQAMLKGKSEEFEAVRLQVEGLAGLMTELAQSVEGLTGSLAERAGLLGTLSATMEGQASDLLGVKEQLSANQAQLEASTAEITSVRELIETVQSQSAQQAREGQLVTVQQSLQEQNSAAHSLHSELHAQLEVVQKQLEGGGQADEPSEEVEEEAASAEEEQAAPAEEVEEKEAAHLDGKSVVQEDSAVTEEQTAPAEEEGVEEEQGDLAEAAPEEVVEEVHAVENVEEQAEEEDSEAEDEQEEEQAVEEEEEQLEEDEASTEEEL, encoded by the exons ATGACAGCAAAGCACCGGGGGAAGAAGAACAAACACAATCACGAAGACTTTAACCATTTGAATCATGAATCTTCAGAACCGGAGGCGCGAGGTGGAAACCAGAATGCGCTATTGTTCATTTTATTCCTTATGATTGTGGTCGGAGGTGCCACCGGGGCATGGTTCTGTTTCCAGCAGCACCAAAGTATAACCTACTTAGCAGACAACTTCATGGGCATGCAGATGAAGATGGTGACGCTTCAGTCCTTCCAGGAAGAAATTCGACAGACAAATGAAAAG CAGCACAGTACCAGTGGCTTCGAGCTTCGCCTCAACACCCTGGAAGAGTCTTACACGCTGGCCCAGAAGCAGGTAGTCATGGCCCTGGCCATGGCTGAGCAGCTAAAGACCTTAGACCTGCCCACCCAGGTTCTCTCCCTCCACACAGAGATGAAGGCCCAGCTGGCTGAGATACAGCAGGCCACTGTGTCCATGGAGCAGCTGACTCAGCTGCAGGCCATGCTGAAGGGGAAGAGCGAGGAGTTTGAGGCTGTCCGGCTGCAGGTGGAGGGCCTGGCGGGGTTGATGACAGAGCTGGCCCAGAGCGTGGAGGGTCTGACAGGGAGCCTGGCCGAGAGGGCAGGGCTGCTGGGCACCCTGAGCGCCACCATGGAGGGCCAGGCATCAGACCTCCTGGGGGTGAAGGAACAGCTGTCAGCCAACCAGGCTCAACTGGAGGCCAGTACAGCGGAGATCACAAGTGTCAG AGAACTGATTGAGACAGTGCAGTCTCAGAGTGCCCAGCAGGCCAGAGAGGGGCAGCTGGTGACAGTACAACAAAGTCTGCAGGAGCAGAACTCAGCGGCTCACAGTCTGCACTCTGAGCTCCACGCTCAGCTGGAGGTCGTGCAGAAACAG ctggaAGGAGGGGGTCAAGCAGATGAGCCctcagaggaggtggaggaagaggctGCTTCTGCGGAAGAGGAGCAGGCTGCTCCTGCTGAGGAGGTGGAAGAGAAGGAGGCGGCTCACTTAGATGGGAAGTCTGTTGTACAGGAGGATTCGGCTGTCACAGAGGAACAGACTGCTCCtgcagaggaggagggggtggaggaggagcagggggacTTGGCAGAGGCAGCAccagaggaggtggtggaggaggtgcaTGCAGTAGAGAATGTAGAAGAGCAGGCGGAAGAAGAGGATTCTGAAGCAGAAGATGAGCAAGAGGAGGAGCAGG